A region of Staphylococcus sp. IVB6181 DNA encodes the following proteins:
- a CDS encoding methylated-DNA--[protein]-cysteine S-methyltransferase: MIKISDYPSTIGLLTLMSEDDVLTGVYYPGQINKDNPHYEKVQINEVPVLQKTSLWFDAYFKGENPEIDFKYHASGTEFREQVWEELTKIPYGETVTYGSIAQKIAKLRGKTKMSAQAVGGAVGSNPISIIIPCHRVVGHNRKLTGYGGGLDNKRYLLQCEHHDLSQFSE; this comes from the coding sequence ATGATTAAAATAAGTGATTATCCTTCAACCATCGGTTTATTAACATTGATGAGCGAAGATGATGTGCTCACAGGGGTTTATTATCCAGGACAAATCAATAAAGACAATCCGCATTATGAGAAGGTGCAGATTAATGAGGTGCCTGTTTTACAGAAAACAAGCCTTTGGTTTGATGCATATTTTAAAGGAGAAAATCCTGAAATTGATTTTAAATATCATGCTTCAGGTACAGAATTCAGAGAGCAAGTATGGGAAGAATTAACGAAAATACCTTACGGTGAAACAGTCACGTACGGATCAATTGCACAAAAGATTGCTAAGCTTCGAGGTAAAACAAAAATGTCGGCACAAGCAGTCGGAGGTGCAGTAGGAAGCAATCCTATCTCTATTATTATTCCGTGCCACCGTGTTGTAGGCCATAATCGTAAACTTACAGGGTACGGCGGCGGATTGGATAATAAACGTTATTTGCTGCAATGCGAACATCATGATTTGAGTCAGTTCAGCGAATAA
- a CDS encoding alpha/beta hydrolase — MSSHTVTVLTQDKFALPIQIHSPKQTPKGVIIYYHGGGLIAGTPHDLPSEVIALFTEHFYLAEAPYRLAPEVKIDTIMSDALCVFDAVFAKYPDLPCFTFGRSSGGFLALQAAHQRNVQGVLDFYGFAQVALPELIQPHAAFRQMTAHLNEAMIQFMIQPEPIIEGHAQFRYPLYLYTRGQGQWFDYTGITDETRHTLNLDNASLKQLPPVFIAHAKRDIDVPYHESLRLMQHAAHAELVAVDSDAHDFDRTFSTEAEAVYLKAVKFLHQWADAYSLN; from the coding sequence ATGTCATCACACACTGTTACCGTTCTGACTCAAGACAAATTTGCTTTACCTATTCAAATACATTCACCGAAACAAACACCGAAAGGGGTTATTATTTATTATCATGGCGGCGGTTTGATTGCAGGCACACCGCATGATTTGCCTTCGGAAGTGATTGCATTATTCACTGAACACTTTTACCTTGCAGAAGCCCCTTATCGTCTTGCGCCTGAAGTAAAAATCGATACGATTATGTCAGATGCTTTATGTGTATTTGATGCAGTTTTTGCAAAATATCCTGATCTGCCATGCTTTACTTTCGGACGTTCTTCCGGCGGCTTTCTTGCATTGCAAGCTGCACATCAACGCAATGTCCAAGGTGTGCTTGATTTCTATGGTTTCGCACAAGTTGCACTTCCTGAATTGATACAACCGCATGCAGCATTTCGTCAAATGACTGCGCATTTAAACGAAGCGATGATTCAATTTATGATTCAGCCTGAGCCTATCATTGAAGGCCATGCACAATTCAGATATCCGCTTTATCTCTATACACGCGGCCAAGGACAATGGTTCGACTATACCGGTATTACTGATGAAACGCGTCATACTTTGAATTTAGATAACGCCTCTTTAAAACAATTGCCGCCTGTATTTATTGCACATGCGAAAAGAGATATCGATGTGCCTTATCACGAAAGCTTGCGTCTTATGCAGCATGCTGCACATGCAGAATTAGTTGCGGTTGACAGCGACGCACATGACTTTGACCGTACTTTTAGTACTGAAGCAGAAGCTGTCTATTTAAAAGCTGTAAAGTTCTTGCATCAATGGGCTGATGCTTATTCGCTGAACTGA
- a CDS encoding YIP1 family protein, translating into MEHSKLLLGSNFQKYREHPKWIINLIIWIVIALATLWITSVATDWTQVLKDSNQEMNQAQLEQFKSFMIPITIISGIVGQLFYLLFAYLIVWGIARIFKSDVRKRSIFAGTLFAFLISSLVAFVVVGIQAIVGLDVAQISITSLNIFDSGNKVLGVFNLQTLLSGYLFGLLLYKTCKLSGKVSIIFGVILVVLSVGFGLIGAMVQP; encoded by the coding sequence ATGGAACATTCAAAATTACTATTAGGTTCAAACTTCCAAAAGTACAGAGAACATCCGAAATGGATCATCAACTTAATCATTTGGATTGTAATCGCACTTGCAACTTTATGGATTACTTCAGTCGCTACAGATTGGACACAAGTCTTAAAGGACAGCAATCAAGAAATGAATCAGGCACAACTTGAACAATTCAAGTCCTTTATGATTCCCATAACTATTATTTCAGGAATTGTCGGGCAATTATTCTATCTGTTGTTTGCCTATCTGATTGTTTGGGGCATTGCGAGAATTTTTAAATCAGATGTAAGAAAAAGAAGTATCTTTGCAGGTACACTCTTCGCATTTTTAATCAGTTCGCTTGTCGCATTCGTAGTTGTAGGTATTCAAGCGATTGTAGGTTTAGACGTTGCACAAATTTCAATTACCAGCTTGAATATATTTGACAGTGGAAATAAAGTATTAGGAGTATTTAATCTTCAAACTTTATTATCTGGTTATTTATTCGGCTTGCTGCTTTATAAAACATGCAAGTTATCTGGAAAAGTTTCTATAATATTCGGTGTTATCTTAGTCGTATTATCTGTCGGTTTCGGCTTAATCGGCGCAATGGTGCAACCGTAA
- a CDS encoding efflux RND transporter periplasmic adaptor subunit, whose amino-acid sequence MKKKLIWIASIIAAVLVLFIVAVIVKNATGTSNSEDTYQVFKVKKESPLTMQGKASPETVKSYKNNSSIGDYINTTVSDGQEVEKGQQIITYNTNNHQRQSLVNKVNEAEQARQKAQEAVNRAPNDTQANQQLSDAQSQLDKANQSLNQLDNQINDSLFAAFDGKIEIEQDENPNEGDTILQLISKNPQIKTTVSEYDLSKIKEGQKVEYTVSSTGKKGFGEILKISELPTNYEEQLNSGGMSGAAAAQGGDSSEEGMDTAQASNPVVNDISGKGDASDASKYTVLIGQLSSPVRPGLSLDAAVTTDKVKLPSNVLGKDNTVYVLNKDNKVEKRKVKIEKQNGDIYVKSGVKTGERLVKHPKASLKNGDAIEVKQ is encoded by the coding sequence GTGAAGAAGAAACTTATTTGGATTGCTTCGATCATCGCAGCTGTTTTAGTCTTATTTATTGTTGCTGTGATTGTGAAGAATGCAACCGGTACATCGAATAGTGAGGATACATATCAAGTCTTTAAAGTTAAAAAAGAAAGCCCGTTAACTATGCAAGGCAAGGCTTCTCCAGAAACAGTGAAGTCTTATAAAAATAATTCGTCGATAGGGGATTATATCAATACTACCGTTTCAGACGGCCAAGAAGTTGAGAAAGGTCAACAAATTATTACTTATAATACTAATAATCATCAGCGTCAAAGTCTTGTAAATAAAGTGAATGAAGCAGAACAAGCAAGACAAAAGGCACAAGAAGCGGTCAATCGTGCACCGAATGATACACAAGCAAATCAACAATTATCTGATGCACAAAGCCAGTTAGATAAAGCGAATCAATCTTTAAATCAATTAGATAATCAAATCAATGACAGTTTGTTCGCGGCATTTGACGGCAAAATTGAAATCGAACAAGATGAAAATCCTAATGAAGGAGATACTATTCTGCAATTGATTTCAAAAAATCCGCAAATCAAAACAACAGTCTCTGAATATGATTTAAGCAAAATCAAAGAAGGCCAAAAAGTCGAATATACTGTAAGCAGTACAGGGAAAAAAGGTTTCGGTGAAATTTTAAAAATCTCTGAATTGCCGACAAACTATGAAGAACAATTAAACAGCGGCGGTATGAGCGGCGCAGCAGCCGCCCAAGGCGGAGACTCATCAGAAGAAGGTATGGATACAGCACAAGCATCAAATCCAGTTGTGAATGATATTTCCGGCAAAGGAGATGCAAGTGATGCATCTAAATATACGGTGCTCATCGGACAATTGTCATCACCGGTACGTCCAGGATTATCTTTAGATGCAGCTGTTACGACAGATAAAGTGAAACTGCCGTCTAATGTATTAGGCAAAGATAATACTGTTTATGTGCTGAATAAAGATAATAAAGTTGAGAAACGTAAAGTGAAAATTGAAAAACAAAATGGCGATATTTATGTGAAGTCAGGAGTCAAAACTGGAGAACGTTTAGTAAAACACCCGAAAGCATCTCTGAAAAATGGTGATGCAATTGAGGTGAAACAATGA
- a CDS encoding ABC transporter ATP-binding protein has product MIKLDKINRSFKNGNKVNHILKDISLEIKKGEFIAIMGPSGSGKSTLINIIGFIDRGYEGNYYFNDKSYKESSDNQLAEIRNRVVGFVFQNFKLIQNNTVLENVSIPLVYAGIGSQERKQRVIETLHNVGLYDKEHLVPNKLSGGQQQRVAIARSVVNEPEFIIADEPTGALDSKTSEDIMQLFTRLNKEKHTTMIMVTHDRAVAEKADRIIHILDGRIQEEEVVK; this is encoded by the coding sequence ATGATTAAGCTGGATAAGATTAATCGTTCTTTTAAAAATGGCAACAAGGTGAACCATATCTTAAAGGATATTTCCCTGGAAATAAAGAAAGGGGAATTCATCGCAATCATGGGTCCTTCCGGTTCAGGGAAAAGTACGCTGATCAATATTATCGGCTTCATTGACAGAGGTTATGAAGGCAACTACTATTTCAACGATAAAAGTTATAAAGAAAGTTCTGATAACCAACTCGCAGAAATCAGAAACCGTGTGGTAGGATTTGTCTTTCAAAACTTCAAGCTGATTCAAAATAATACAGTGTTGGAAAATGTCAGCATTCCTTTAGTTTATGCAGGTATCGGCAGTCAAGAACGCAAGCAGCGTGTAATAGAAACACTGCATAATGTAGGGTTGTATGACAAAGAGCATTTAGTGCCCAATAAATTATCCGGAGGTCAGCAGCAGCGTGTTGCGATTGCGCGTTCTGTAGTCAACGAACCGGAATTCATCATCGCAGATGAACCGACAGGAGCATTAGACTCGAAAACTTCTGAAGATATCATGCAGTTATTTACACGTTTGAATAAGGAAAAGCATACGACCATGATTATGGTGACACATGATAGAGCTGTCGCAGAAAAAGCAGACCGCATTATTCATATCTTAGATGGACGCATCCAAGAAGAAGAGGTGGTAAAATGA